A window of Sagittula sp. P11 genomic DNA:
CGCAACGTTCGCCGCGACGGCATGGACCAGATCAAGAAGCACAAGGACGACATGTCCGAGGACGACGCAAAGCTCTGGGAAAGCGAAGTGCAGGAGCTGACCGACAGCTACATCAAGAAGGTCGACGCCGCGCTTGAGAACAAGCAGGAAGAGATCATGCAGGTCTGATCCCTGCGTGACTGATTGGGACGACAGGGGCGGGCGACCGCCCCTTTTTTCATGTCGCGCTTGCCCAAACCGTGTGCGCTGAGGGCGCCGGTCGCATGGCCGAAGTTGCGTTGAACGGGCCGGGCGGTACTGCCGTGCAACGTGCGCAGCACCTGCTGAAACCCTGCACGACTATCTCTTTGGCAAGGGCCGGGGGATCGGCTATGAAACCCGCAGACGTGGCCGATGCCTAAGAAGGAGCCTTGAATGAGCCGTGACGAAAGCCAGTCCCATGGTCCGCGACACGTGGCGATCATCATGGACGGCAACGGCCGCTGGGCGACCATGCGTGGCAGACCGCGCCTGTTCGGCCACCACGCCGGCGCCCGCCGCGTCCGCGAGATCGTCGAGGCCTGTCCGGCGGCCGGCGTCGACTACCTGACGATCTTCGCCTTCTCGACGGAGAACTGGCGCCGCACGCAGGTCGAGGTGGCCGGGCTCATGAGCCTCTTCCGGCGTTACATCATGAAAGAGATGCAGGCCTTCGTGAAGGAGAACGTCCGCGTCCGCTTTATCGGCGACCGCCCCCGGCTGGACGCGAAACTGCGCGGCCTGATGGACGAGGCGGAGGCGATCACCGGCCATTGCACCGGCACCAACCTGACGATTGCGCTGAACTACGGCGGCCGGGACGAGGTTGCGCGCGCCGTCAAGCGGCTGGCGGAGGACGTCGCCGCGGGCAGACTGCGGTCCGAAGACGTGACGGAAGAGACCCTGCCGCGCTACCTCGACACCCGCGTCCTTCCGGATCCGGACCTCGTGATCCGCACCAGCGGCGAGGCGCGGATCTCCAACTTCCTGCTCTGGCAGTCGGCCTATGCCGAGTACGAATTCGTCGACACCCTGTGGCCCGATTTCACGCCCGAGGAATTTGCCCGTCTGTGTGGTGCCTACGGTCGGCGCGACCGCCGGTACGGGGCCGTGAAGGCATGAGTGCACACCGCTGGGACGACCTGAAAGTGCGGCTGGCCTCTGCCGTCGTGATGATCGCCGTGGGCGTGATCGCCGTCTGGGCCGGGGGCTGGGTGTTCCACGTCCTGATCGCGGTGGCCTCGGGGGTGATGGTCTGGGAACTTGTCTGCCTGCTCGATACCGGGCGGACGAAATCGCAGTACATCCTCGGCGCCGCGACCTTCCTGGTGGCTCTGGCCGCCAACGTGATTCCACCGTCCTTTGCCCTGCCGCTGCTGATGGCGCCGGCGATGCTGGGCTTCACCCGGATGGAGCAGGGGGGCACCCGGTACGCCGTCTTTGCGACGCTGATCCTGTTCGCGGGCTACGGGATGATGGACCTGAGGGACGAGCTGGGCCTTGTCTGGATGCTGTGGCTGATCACCGTGGTCGTGGTCACGGACGTCTTCGGCTACTTCGCGGGGCGCGCCATCGGCGGGCCGAAGTTCTGGCCGAAGGTGTCACCGAAGAAGACCTGGTCCGGAACCGTCGCGGGCTGGATCGCCGCCGCAGCGGTGGGCGCCTATTTTGCGTGGTTCGCCGGGGCGGGCATCGGGCTGATGGGGATTTCCATCGCGCTCAGCATGGCCAGCCAGATCGGCGACATTGCGGAAAGCGCGCTGAAGCGGAAGGCGGGGGTGAAGGATTCCTCCTCGCTGATCCCGGGACATGGCGGGCTTCTGGACCGGTTCGACGGGATGCTGGGGGCTGCGGTCTTCCTTGTGTTCGCCGACCAGTTGGTGGCATTCCCGCCCGGCATCGGCTGACCGGGCAGGCGGAGGAGGTTTCATGCGGCGTGTATCCGTGTTCGGGGCCACGGGGTCCATCGGACAGAATACGCTCGACCTGATCGGTCGTGATCCGTCTTCCTATCGGGTGGTCGCGCTGACCGGCGGCCGCAACGTCGCGCAACTGGCCGCCGACGCCATGCGACTGCGGGCGGAGGTCGCGGTGGTGGCAGACGAGGCGCTGCTTCCGGACCTGCGCGCGGCTTTGGCAGGCTCCGGGGTCGAGGCCGGGGCAGGGCGCCACGCTCTGCTGGAGGCCGCCGACAGGCCCGCCGACTGGGTGATGTCCGCCATCGTGGGGGCCGCCGGGCTGGAACCGGGCTTGCGCGCGCTGAGGCAGGGGGCCACGCTGGCACTGGCCAACAAGGAAAGCATGGTCTGCGCCGGACGCCTGATGCTGCGCGAGGCCGCGGCACACGGCGGACGCCTGCTGCCGGTGGATTCAGAGCATTCAGCGGTCTTCCAAGCCCTCATCGGAGAGGACATGGCCGCGGTCGAGCGTGTCATCATCACGGCCTCGGGCGGCGCCTTCCGCGACTGGCCGCTGGACCGGCTGGACGAGGCCACGCCCGAGCAGGCCGCGACCCATCCCAACTGGGCGATGGGGCAGCGGATCACCATCGACAGCGCGTCGATGTTCAACAAGGCGCTGGAACTGATCGAGACGCGGGAGTTCTTTGGCCTCGACCCGGCGATGATCGAGACCGTCGTGCATCCCGAGAGCATGATCCACGCGCTGGTGGGCTTCAACGACGGTGCGCTTATGGCCCACGTCGGTCCCCCCGACATGCGTCATGCCATCGGTTTTGCCCTGCACTGGCCCGAACGACGGTCGCTTCCGGTCGAACGTCTCGATCTTGTGAAGCTCGGTCAGATGACCTTCCGTACCGCCTGTGAGACCCGATGGCCCGCGCTGCGGCTGGCGCGCGAGGTCATGGACGCAGGCGGCCTTTCGGGCGCTGTTTTCAACGCCGCAAAGGAAGTTGCGCTCGACGCCTTCATTGACGGACGCATAAGGTTCACGCGCATGGCGGGCGTGGTCGAGGACGTGCTCACCCGTGTTTCGTCGCAGCCGGGCCTTATTGATGACGACTTTGACCTTGATATGGTGGTCGAAGCCGACCATCTCGCACGGGTAGCGGCGGGTGATATCATTGACAGCAGTACCTAGAAGGGGCGCGTTTTGGACCTGACGACACTGACCTCGACATTCGGCGGCTTTCTCTGGACGGCCCTGTTCTTCATCGTGGCCCTGTCGGTCATCATCGCGATCCACGAGTACGGCCATTACATCGTCGGCAAGAAATCCGGGATCTTCCCTGAGGTGTTCAGTCTCGGCTTCGGCCCGGTGCTGTGGTCCAGGACGGACCGCGACGGGACGAAGTGGCAGCTGGCCGCGATCCCCTTCGGCGGCTACGTGAAGTTCCGCGGCGACGGCAACGCCTCTGGCGCCATCGCCGAAGAGGGCGCCATGGACGGCCTCGACGATGCGGAGAAACGCTCCACCATGATCGGCGCGCCGCTGTGGGCGCGGGCGGCGACGGTGGCGGCCGGGCCGTTCTTCAACTTCGCCCTGTCGATCCTGATCTTCACCTGCATCTTCCTGTTCCGCGGCGAGATCACCGAACCGCTGACAGTGGGCGAGCTGCGCCCGCTGCCGGTCCAGCAGGAACTGATGGAAGGCGACGTGCTGGTCGCCATCGAAGGGCAGGCGCCCCCGGGATCGGACGAGGCGCTGGCCTACGAGGCCTTCA
This region includes:
- the uppS gene encoding polyprenyl diphosphate synthase — translated: MSRDESQSHGPRHVAIIMDGNGRWATMRGRPRLFGHHAGARRVREIVEACPAAGVDYLTIFAFSTENWRRTQVEVAGLMSLFRRYIMKEMQAFVKENVRVRFIGDRPRLDAKLRGLMDEAEAITGHCTGTNLTIALNYGGRDEVARAVKRLAEDVAAGRLRSEDVTEETLPRYLDTRVLPDPDLVIRTSGEARISNFLLWQSAYAEYEFVDTLWPDFTPEEFARLCGAYGRRDRRYGAVKA
- a CDS encoding phosphatidate cytidylyltransferase, whose protein sequence is MSAHRWDDLKVRLASAVVMIAVGVIAVWAGGWVFHVLIAVASGVMVWELVCLLDTGRTKSQYILGAATFLVALAANVIPPSFALPLLMAPAMLGFTRMEQGGTRYAVFATLILFAGYGMMDLRDELGLVWMLWLITVVVVTDVFGYFAGRAIGGPKFWPKVSPKKTWSGTVAGWIAAAAVGAYFAWFAGAGIGLMGISIALSMASQIGDIAESALKRKAGVKDSSSLIPGHGGLLDRFDGMLGAAVFLVFADQLVAFPPGIG
- the dxr gene encoding 1-deoxy-D-xylulose-5-phosphate reductoisomerase, which encodes MRRVSVFGATGSIGQNTLDLIGRDPSSYRVVALTGGRNVAQLAADAMRLRAEVAVVADEALLPDLRAALAGSGVEAGAGRHALLEAADRPADWVMSAIVGAAGLEPGLRALRQGATLALANKESMVCAGRLMLREAAAHGGRLLPVDSEHSAVFQALIGEDMAAVERVIITASGGAFRDWPLDRLDEATPEQAATHPNWAMGQRITIDSASMFNKALELIETREFFGLDPAMIETVVHPESMIHALVGFNDGALMAHVGPPDMRHAIGFALHWPERRSLPVERLDLVKLGQMTFRTACETRWPALRLAREVMDAGGLSGAVFNAAKEVALDAFIDGRIRFTRMAGVVEDVLTRVSSQPGLIDDDFDLDMVVEADHLARVAAGDIIDSST